ccaaaacCCTGTGAGTCAAAGGAAACAATATTCTGGAGATGAGTATTTAAGAAAACTGCCCCATGGCATTAACACCAATTTTATCAACTTTGGCtacttatctataaaatgaaacaataccATCTAAGGATTACAGTGAGGATTATATAAGACACCCAGGGAACCGGGGAGGCCCtagatttcattcattcattagtaTTAACAAGTATTGTGTAACTATTAACGGATGTTATTACTGAGCCATGAATGAATCTGCACAGAAAATCTGGGCGCAGGGGCTGGATTCCTTATGCAATTCCATGTTCAAGTGATGGGACTGGAAGTCGGTCCCATGCGCTCCCACCCGGCTTTCTGACGGCCGGCCACACGTGTTCCACATGGCGGATGTGACGTCACCATCCCGTGATTCCCGCAACCTACCTGTGGGCCCGGAAATTAAATCGGCGAGGAGCCACCGATGACCGGAAGTAGGCTCCTGGCGGCGCAGCCAGACCCAGCTCCCGGGAGATGGTCTAGGAGCGCGAGGAGGGTGGGACGCAGGGCGGGGCCGCCTCGGGGGCGGGGCCTGCGGGCCGGCGGGCTGAGGCGGGGGCCCCTCCTCCCCGCCGGACCCCGCCAGCTCGGGCGCCCGCGGCGGCGCGGCCATGAAGCTGAAGCTGAAGAACGTGTTTCTCGCCTACTTCCTGGTGTCGATCGCCGGCCTCCTCTACGCGCTGGTGCAGCTCGGTGAGCGGGGCGGGGCAGGGGTGCGGCGGGCCGGCCCGAGGGCGCCGGCCGCCGCGCATCCCGCCCTGGGGAGGAACCCCGCGCAGACATCATTCATCCTGCTCGGCCCTCTGGACAGCCCTCTGCGGCCGCGGTGCACTACCCTCTAGAACGCTCCGCGGCTTCCCGCCGCGCCTCGGATGAAATCCAGACTCCTTCCCAGAGCCTGCAAGGCCCCGCATGATTCTGCGGCCACCCTCCGGCCAAACCCCatttcccctctgcttccctctgcttcAGCTAGACTGGCTCACTGTCAGTTTCCTGAGAACCCCGTGCTCAGCGTCCTCTTAAGCTCTTaacctcctccctctgcctgcgGCGCTTTTCTCCTTGCCCTTAGGCCgcttctttctcattctttagCTTGGATGTCACCTCGTTGAGAGGCCTTACCTGACCACCTTTATTACTGCTGACTCCCTTCTATTCTCTATTTCCTCCATGGCCTTTATCACATTCTGTAgtgatttattaatttgtttctttgcttAGTATCTGCTTTCTCAAGTAAAGTGAAAGCTCCGTGAGGGCAGGGACTGTGTCTGTTTTATTCCCTGCTGTATCCCCAGCACCTAAGGCAGTGCCTCCTAGGAGgactattcaataaatatttatccaatGATGGAATCAGTGAATTTAATGATAAGTGTTTGGTCGTCATTAAGGGAGCAGATTGAAACCTTCCTCTTATACAGGGATTTAGGGAGAGTGCCACTTCGTGATCCTCAGGTATTTGAGACAGTCTGGTTGGGAGTAGTGGGACATGCCTCTCAttctagctgctcaggaggctgaagcaggaggatcacaagttccggCCTGAGCGACTTAGTTTTATTCCCTGCTGTATCCCCAGCACCTAAGGGGATACAGCAAATAAAagcctggggatgcagctcagtggtagagggcttactTACCATGCTTGAGACCTAAGGATTAATCCCCTGCaccaagagaagaaaagaaaaaaaaaaagggggagagagagagagagagactgtccTAGTTAAAGACCTCGACCTGTTTCTTATAATTCCAGAAGGTAAAAATTAAGAACAGTAAAATTAGGGTTAGTAGATAGAAAGGATAGCACAGACAACCGActcaatatcaaaataaaaattgtaacagGACTGAGAAATAGCtctggtaaagcacttgtctagaatgtacaaggccctgggttcaccagtgccacacacaaaaaaatgtaacaGATGGACTTTTAAATGTGGAGAGACAGAcatgttggcacacacctgtaattccaatggctggggagatcccaagttcaaagccagcctcagcaacttagtgagaccctaagcaagttaaccagaccctttctcaaaataaaaaaaataaaataaaaacggctagggatatggctcagtgattaagcaccctgggttcaatccctggtaccaaaaaaaaaaaaaaagaaggtggagAGAGGCTGCTAATTTGAGGCAGTGAGTTCCCCACCACCAGAGGAATAGAATAAGGCTAAAAGTGatagactggggatgtagctccttggtagaatgtttgcctaacTTGTGCTAAGGCTGTGGTTTGACCCCTAGCACCacaaaggaacaaaaaagaaGTTGTAAGGGGGGAGGTTAAAGAGGAAGGTTTTTGGCCCTTTGGGTTGCTGAACAAACTTGTGTTTCTCTGCCCCCCACTCCCTTTCCTTATTGGTGCTTCCTGGGACCAGGCCAGCCATGTGATTGTCTCCCTCCCCTGCGGGCAGCTGCTGAGCAGCTTCGGCAGAAGGATCTGAGGATTTCTGAGCTGCAAGCTGATCTCCGTcgcccacccccagcccctgcccagccccctgAACCTGAGGCCCTGCCTACTATCTATGTCATTACCCCCACCTACGCCAGGTATGGGCTTTGGTTTACCCAAGAGGGTTCCTTCAACCAAGAAATTGGGGTTGATGATGAATTTGGGGAGGTACTGGGCTAGAGGAATGTTACTTTAAAGTAGAGCATGCCAAATACGTGGATAAAGGAACCATATCTTTACTCAAAAGATCTGTGGGAAAATGGTTGTTTTTCTATTAAAGTAGATAAGAGCACACTAGGATACAGATTATAAAATTCCTTCTAATTTATAAGATACAAATACaaagtttcaaataaattttgaGCTTGCCAATGAATTAACTCTTCTTGGTGATCCGATGGTGGAGAAGTTTATAAAACCCTGACTAAACTAAAGAagagtgctgggaatgtagctcagtgacagagctctTAGCTAGTATGATCTAAGACCGTGGGTTTGATTTTCTGCATCATATAAAAATGTAGGAAGAGGTTGGACAGTAACACTAGAGTCTAGAGATGGTTCCACAAGCTGTTGTTTACAGTGTGTTGCTCtttaccaggcactgtgctgaatGCTTTACAttgctttgttttaaatcaaaaatGTAGTTTTTCTACTGATAAAACCAATTTTGGAATGTGGTTTTGTATCTGTAGCCAAGAGGGCCTGTTAAACATGCCTCCCTGGAATTAAATGGTTGACCCCTCTAGGCCCAGGTGGCTCTAGAGGCCATCTTCACACACACCACCAACCTTGGGGAACGCAGACAGATCTGAATGATATAGAAGCTCAGAAGAGGCTGAACCTCACATCCCCAATGCCTTCTCTAAAATCGAATCaatctttcttccttctgtgAAGAGTAATGAGCCAAAGGACTCCTCTAAAATTCCACTCCCTGGAAACCCAGCACAGAAGGAAAAGACCCTGGTCTACTGgtgttttaaaaagtcattatctTCGGCTGGAAAAGAGCTCAgctgatagagtgtttgccttgcatgcataaggtggtgggttcaatccccaacaccaccacaagaaaaaaatgtcatgatCTTAGCTGGTTATGGTAGCACAAGCTTAAAATGCCatgcaactccagaggctgaggcaggatgatcacaagttaaagcccaacctcagcaacttagtgaggtcctaatcaactgtcagaccctgtctcaaaaaaacaaaagccaaaaaggTCATTATCTTCTTTACATTTTAGAACATcagtattcccattttacaacTGAATAAATTTGAGGCTCAGATAGAGCCATTTCCGTGGTACCTCACTTAAGTTGCTAAGCTGGTATTCCAACCCAGTCTGATGCCAAAGACTATACCCTTAATTTTTACAGTTCCCCAGCTAGAGTTCTGGAGGTGAGTGGGTGACCAATATGGACTGGAAGGACAGGGCAGGTGAATGTCAGCATGGAGCTAACAGTCAAGAAAGAGGGAGTTGGGAAAAGCCAGGGGAGAGGCCAGCAAGAGAAGCTATCAGTTGCTGTCTTGGCTGAAGTGGGCCAACAGTACCTGCCCCTTTCCTTCCTGCATTTTTCCCCTGCAGGCTGGTGCAGAAGGCAGAACTGGTGAGGCTGTCCCAGACCCTGAGCCTGGTTCCCCGGCTGCACTGGTTGTTGGTGGAGGACTCCGATGGCCCTACCCCACTGGTTTCGGGGCTGCTGTCTGCCTCTGGCCTCCTCTTCACACACCTGGCTGTCCTTACCCCCAAGGCCCAGCGGCTTCGGGAAGGCGAGCCAGGCTGGGTTCGCCCCCGTGGTGTAGAGCAGCGGAACAAGGCCCTGGAGTGGCTTCGGGGCAGAGGGGGCGCCGTGGGGGGGGAGAAGGACCCACCGCCACCGGGGACCCAGGGAGTCGTGTACTTTGCTGATGATGACAACACCTATAGCCGGGAGCTCTTTGAGGAGGTGAGCactgggatggggatggggaaggagacCAGGTGGCACCAGCTTCATCGATTTCCTTGATTACCAGTGTTGCTGTAGACTGCTGGGTGAGGAGCAGGAAGCAGTGGGGCggagtgagccaagtggttctttCTGTTTCCCCTTGGCTAcctgttctctgtttcttctcTCCTGACCTCTGTTAGATGCGCTGGACTCGTGGTGTCTCAGTGTGGCCCGTGGGGCTGGTGGGCGGTCTGCGATTCGAGGGCCCTCGGGTACAGGACGGCCGGGTTGTGGGCTTCCACACAGCATGGGAGCCCAACAGGCCCTTCCCCGTGGATATGGCGGGATTTGCTGTTGCTCTGCCCTTGCTGTTGGCTAAGCCCAGTGCCCAGTTTGATGCTACTGCTCCCCGAGGACACCTGGAGAGCAGTCTTCTGAGCCATCTAGTGGATCCCAAGGACTTAGAGCCACGGGCTGCCAATTGCACTCGGGTAAGGGGGTGGAGGTAGGCACAGAAACTTGGCTATGGGATGGATAGGATGGGAAAAGTGGGGTGAAATCATGGGAATGGGTGTTTGAACAAGGAGAGAACTTAACAGCTCTCTAATCCACCTTGCTTACTCTAATGAAGGGGCAGCTGGGAGCCAGGGAGGGACAGTGGTCTTCTGCTATGCATCTCCCACAATCCTGGTAACCTATGTGGCACAGAAAGGGTTAAGGGACAAAGCCCCATTTTAGAGGCATGAAAGtcagccccattcccagcccttcacaTTTTGCAGACAACACTGTGAAGGTAGAGGAGTCAGAGAATCCATTCTACCCCGATGGCCCCAGAAGCTAAGCCACAGCTAGATCCAGCTCTAACTGAAACCCTCCCATACAGGTACTGGTGTGGCATACACGGACAGAGAAACCCAAGATGAAGCAGGAGGAACAGCTACAGCGGCAGGGCCGGGGCTCAGACCCTGCCATTGAGGTGTGATGGCAGCCCCACCCTGACTTCCACCTTATTTTAGGCACAGACCTTGTGGGACGGGGCACATGGCCTGCCCAGGATGTGGTTTTCCAAATCCTGACCCCTGAGAGCCAGAGGCAGCCCCTCCAGCCCTAGGGCATGGCCCAgctgctcctcccctccttcaGCCTGCCATGTGGCACTGCCCACAAGGCTGGGGACAAGCAGCCCTTGTGTTGAGCCAGGTCAGCCCTGTCTGGGGTGGAGCAAAAGGACAGATGGACTTGGGAGGGAGGGTGGCTAAGGAACTGGGTAACTTATTGGGGCTGGGTATGCACTCGGGGGCTGAAGGAGCTGGGCTGGACCCTCCCCACTTGAGCATGCGGACCCCCCTCCTACCTCCAGAATAAAGAATCTCAACCTGGTGGggcctcttgtttttctttactcGGCACATCTCATCCTTGTTCTTTCTCATCCTTAGAGAAGTGGGTACCTGTTCCTACAGGCCAAGCCATGGTCAGGCTCAGAAATTTGGAGTACTGACTTCTCCTTCAGATAGAAATCAATTCTTTCAGGGCTCTTAGCCCCCTAATAAGAAAGATCAGTGGCTTCCATCCAAAAGCTTTATTAAATCTATATATCCAAAGCAGTCTCCAGTCTTCCTGTGTCACTTTCCTGTCATCCTGTTCTTTTCTGATGGCTGGTGATTCTTGCTTCAAGGGCTAGGCCCTAGGACTCCTGGTTTTCTCCCTCACCCCACTCTAGCTTGCTTACTATACTTAACACCTCTTATTCCAGGACCCTACCTGAAGCCCTGGTAAGGAGTTGTGAGTTTTCCACACTTGTCCATCTATCTgtccctcttccccttccccaacCCCTATCCCAACTCCTTGGGAGGTACTTCTTCTGGTGGGGTTTTCTCAGGCGCTGCTCTGTGGGCAACCCCTCCCTGTAGCCATGCTGTTTTCAGCCCACCAGGAAACAGATAGCCCTGGGTCTCTTCTTCTGCATTGATGACCCCTCCAAGCCCCTCCAGTGCTGTCTGCAGGTACCGCAGGCCGAGGAGCACCAGAGCCTGTGGGGAAGCCAGGGAAAAGAGTGGGCCAATGCTTCCTAGGACAGTTGGAGACAAGTGGAGTCCCAGCTGGAAGGAGGCCCTGGACACTGTGCTTACTCACCTGCAGCAAGAAGGTGACAGCCAGCATGCTTCCCAGTGTGCTTGCCAAGCTCTGCAGGTGGCCCA
This portion of the Ictidomys tridecemlineatus isolate mIctTri1 chromosome 4, mIctTri1.hap1, whole genome shotgun sequence genome encodes:
- the B3gat3 gene encoding galactosylgalactosylxylosylprotein 3-beta-glucuronosyltransferase 3 isoform X1 encodes the protein MKLKLKNVFLAYFLVSIAGLLYALVQLGQPCDCLPPLRAAAEQLRQKDLRISELQADLRRPPPAPAQPPEPEALPTIYVITPTYARLVQKAELVRLSQTLSLVPRLHWLLVEDSDGPTPLVSGLLSASGLLFTHLAVLTPKAQRLREGEPGWVRPRGVEQRNKALEWLRGRGGAVGGEKDPPPPGTQGVVYFADDDNTYSRELFEEMRWTRGVSVWPVGLVGGLRFEGPRVQDGRVVGFHTAWEPNRPFPVDMAGFAVALPLLLAKPSAQFDATAPRGHLESSLLSHLVDPKDLEPRAANCTRVLVWHTRTEKPKMKQEEQLQRQGRGSDPAIEV
- the B3gat3 gene encoding galactosylgalactosylxylosylprotein 3-beta-glucuronosyltransferase 3 isoform X2, with the protein product MKLKLKNVFLAYFLVSIAGLLYALVQLGQPCDCLPPLRAAAEQLRQKDLRISELQADLRRPPPAPAQPPEPEALPTIYVITPTYARLVQKAELVRLSQTLSLVPRLHWLLVEDSDGPTPLVSGLLSASGLLFTHLAVLTPKAQRLREGEPGWVRPRGVEQRNKALEWLRGRGGAVGGEKDPPPPGTQGVVYFADDDNTYSRELFEEMRWTRGVSVWPVGLVGGLRFEGPRVQDGRVVGFHTAWEPNRPFPVDMAGFAVALPLLLAKPSAQFDATAPRGHLESSLLSHLVDPKDLEPRAANCTRVRGWRYWCGIHGQRNPR